One Candidatus Binatia bacterium DNA window includes the following coding sequences:
- a CDS encoding resistance-nodulation-cell division efflux membrane fusion protein: MLLFLAAAALATACRSAESRDATESHVVVRVASARTAEVPDVLQLVGTLEARERVAVAAEVAGTVRALHADLGDSVEAGAVLVELDDRTFLLRRDAARAALEQARAVLARVRRDHERMRELRRKEVVPPGEFDRVSAELAVAEANVEAAASQLALAEKALSDTRILAPFAGEVSSRWVSVGTFVTPGQPLLELVQSRELELRLEVPERASGRIRPGLPVRVATDAFPGQEFEARIARVGASLDARTRTLPVEALVPNSDGKLRPGQFARATIEFGVVAAVVVPRSAVSSLAGTERVFVIGPQSRVESRVVELGMDLGEDIVVRNGLRAGEIVAVSHLERLRDGVAVVVDRGAGEETPS, translated from the coding sequence GTGCTTCTCTTTCTCGCGGCCGCCGCTCTTGCCACGGCGTGCCGGTCGGCGGAGTCGCGCGACGCGACCGAGAGCCACGTCGTCGTCCGCGTGGCGAGCGCCCGGACGGCGGAAGTACCCGATGTCCTGCAGTTGGTAGGGACGCTGGAAGCTCGGGAGCGCGTGGCGGTGGCGGCCGAGGTCGCAGGAACGGTCCGGGCCCTCCACGCGGATCTCGGCGATTCCGTGGAGGCGGGGGCCGTGCTCGTGGAGCTCGACGACCGAACCTTCCTGCTCCGGCGCGACGCCGCGCGCGCGGCTCTCGAACAGGCACGGGCCGTGCTTGCACGGGTACGCCGGGATCACGAAAGGATGCGAGAACTTCGGAGAAAAGAAGTCGTCCCGCCCGGAGAGTTCGACCGTGTCTCCGCGGAATTGGCCGTAGCGGAGGCGAACGTGGAGGCGGCGGCCTCCCAGCTCGCACTCGCCGAGAAGGCCCTTTCCGACACTCGGATTCTGGCGCCTTTCGCCGGAGAGGTCTCGTCTCGCTGGGTGTCCGTGGGAACGTTCGTGACGCCGGGACAGCCTCTCCTCGAACTCGTCCAGAGCCGGGAACTCGAACTCAGGCTCGAAGTCCCCGAGCGTGCGAGTGGGAGGATCCGACCGGGGCTTCCCGTTCGGGTGGCGACCGACGCCTTCCCGGGACAGGAGTTCGAAGCACGGATCGCCCGAGTGGGCGCGTCCCTGGATGCCCGGACACGGACACTTCCGGTCGAGGCACTCGTGCCGAACTCGGACGGCAAACTGCGGCCGGGTCAGTTTGCCCGGGCGACCATCGAGTTCGGCGTGGTCGCCGCCGTCGTGGTTCCGCGCTCCGCCGTTTCCTCTCTCGCGGGGACCGAGCGTGTCTTCGTGATAGGCCCCCAGAGCCGGGTGGAGTCGCGGGTCGTGGAATTGGGGATGGACCTGGGCGAGGACATCGTGGTGCGAAACGGCCTTCGGGCCGGGGAGATCGTCGCCGTTTCGCATCTCGAGCGGCTGCGTGACGGCGTGGCTGTCGTGGTCGACCGGGGTGCCGGGGAGGAGACTCCGTCGTGA
- a CDS encoding fructose-1,6-bisphosphatase: MISEQLLARDFLRVAEAAAVAAARTMGMGDRKYSDRVAVEAMRKAMDGLPIRGTVVIGEGERDKAPMLYIGEKVGRWEPDDPEVSIAVDPLEGTNLCATGNAGAIAVLAAANAGGLLHAPDCYMEKIIVGPSAKGAVHLDAPVEENLKAIARCLKRSVSDLQVVVLDRERHKKLIEEIRRAGARIRLISDGDLSAGITAAVRGTNVHAVMGIGGAPEGVLTAAALRCLNGGMEARLVVGSPEEEERMRKMGITDPKRVYTEVDLAPGPDIVFVASGVTDGTLLRGVRFFGNGYRVHSMLISYGTRLVRFVDSIYLSDDPRGVVEL, from the coding sequence ATGATCAGCGAGCAGCTCTTGGCACGGGACTTTCTCCGCGTGGCGGAGGCTGCCGCCGTCGCCGCGGCACGGACGATGGGCATGGGGGACAGAAAATACTCGGACCGCGTCGCCGTGGAGGCGATGCGAAAAGCCATGGACGGGCTCCCGATCCGCGGCACGGTGGTGATCGGCGAAGGCGAGCGGGACAAGGCTCCGATGCTCTACATCGGCGAGAAAGTGGGGCGCTGGGAACCCGACGACCCCGAGGTGTCCATTGCCGTGGATCCGCTCGAAGGCACGAACCTCTGCGCCACGGGTAACGCCGGCGCCATCGCGGTCCTCGCGGCCGCCAACGCCGGCGGACTCCTCCACGCGCCCGACTGTTACATGGAGAAAATCATCGTAGGCCCGTCGGCCAAAGGCGCCGTTCACCTGGACGCCCCGGTCGAGGAGAATCTCAAGGCCATCGCCCGCTGCCTCAAGCGGTCGGTGAGCGACCTGCAGGTGGTGGTGCTCGACCGGGAGCGTCACAAAAAGCTCATCGAGGAAATCCGGCGCGCCGGCGCCCGCATCCGCCTGATTTCGGACGGAGACCTCTCCGCCGGGATCACGGCCGCCGTTCGGGGGACCAACGTGCACGCCGTGATGGGAATCGGTGGGGCACCCGAGGGTGTCCTCACGGCCGCCGCGCTGCGCTGCCTGAACGGCGGCATGGAAGCCCGCCTCGTGGTCGGCAGCCCGGAAGAGGAAGAACGCATGAGGAAGATGGGCATCACGGACCCCAAGCGCGTCTACACCGAAGTCGACCTCGCACCGGGCCCGGACATCGTGTTCGTGGCGAGCGGAGTCACGGACGGCACGCTCCTTCGAGGCGTGCGGTTTTTCGGGAACGGCTACCGCGTGCACTCCATGCTGATCTCCTACGGAACCAGGCTCGTCCGGTTCGTCGACTCCATCTACCTGAGCGACGACCCCCGAGGAGTGGTGGAACTCTAG